The Eschrichtius robustus isolate mEscRob2 chromosome 16, mEscRob2.pri, whole genome shotgun sequence DNA segment cggagcaactaagcccgtgcgccgtaactactgagcctgcactctagagcccacgaaccacaactactgagcctgcgtgccgcaactactgaagcctgtgtgcctagagcccgtgctccgcaacaggagaagccacccaatgagaagcctgggcatcgccacgaagagtagcccccgctcgccgcagctagagaacgcccgtgcgcagcaacaaagaccccgtgcagccaaaaataaataaataaataaattaattaaaaacaaaacaaagcaaaaaaaccccGCACCTCATATCAGAATTCTGTTTCATTTGACCTCGTGGCTGCTGTTTAAGAGGAAAATATCTTTACTAGTATATAAGTTCATTATtttgtatacattttaatttaaatctgAGCAGTTTGATCATGCATCATGGAAACGATCTGCTCTACTGGCTCTAAAATGTCTTGTTTGAAAAACCTGTTTATATAGGACTTTAAAGAAAAACTATCAGAATGTATTGTAGTCAATATAGATGTATTCTTCCTGTGACTACAACCCCAAAGACTGAAGAAATACTCATTTCTTATCTTTATTAGCTGTGTCTTTTTTAATGTGAACGAGTAAGTTTTCTATATAATTTGATCCACAAATGTTTGCAACATCTACTTAATGCTCACTACTGCATGCAAGATACAGTACAAAGTAGCTTTCAACCCACAAAAGCATCCTTGTCTGTACTGAAAACATTGCTTGTATCCAATGTGTTTCTGAAAGATTTCATGTCACTAAGATGCCAGCCTGGTGTCTATTGAATATTGCATCAGATGACCTTTGTTATGTATTTATCAAAACAAGTTCTATAAAAAAATGCGTTTTGTGAAAGTCCTCTTTCAGACGTTTGTAAAGGAAAACTTGATTATCGATAGGTTGTTGGCAGCTTAGTCTTTTTTAGTTAAACGTGCTTTATatcttttttgatattttacacttacaggtTGTTGGCTTGTTTCCATGTGTCTCTTATTATATAGTTCTTGAGCAATTTCCTGGAAAATACGCCGAGCACTCTTTTTCTAtaaatacaaataagaaaaaaatatatctctcTCAGGACTAAAAGCAATGATTATTGCACATCATCtgagccttttctttctttattgccaCAAGTCTCAGAAACTACCCCACCCAACACATCTGTACCTACAGTTAACTCTTGTATTTTGAGTATAGTAAGTAGAATTTATGATTGAGAACTATCAATTTACCACATATGTTACCACTTGAGATCATCATTTTTCTCAACAATAGGAAACAGTATCTGTGGTTGAAAGTTGTTCTGTGATGAAGTTCTgagtttcttaaattattttggaTTTGAAGTAGTTACAACCACGATTCGAAAGATATTTTACAAGCATTGGTCTGTACCTTTTGtgaatcttctgtttctttctttcttagagtGTTAGATTTTGACTgtcaagaagaaaaggagagtcTTATAAGACATTTTATATACTCAAAACAGTTGTGGCAGAGATCTCATACCATAATAAGGTTAAACTAACTTAATGTTTAAATGGTAATGCAGTAAGAGTTAATAATTTTCATGTCATTTCTGAGATGCTTTATTAATAAAGTAGCTCAAACTGATATTGATTGTAGGATTTATAGTAATCCTAATATAACATATTCATACCCCCTCTTGTAGCATGTGAACAACCAGAAGATAGTCTTTCTCAAAATCTTTAGgccttttaaagatatttaaaggcAGCTTCTAATctcttttaaccttttttttgcTCTTAAAGATTGTTCTTAGCCCTTTCATACCTCCCCCACCGGCGGAAAGTAGCATGTGTATGATGGTTATAAAGAAGGGTCTCTTATTCCCATATTACtgggttttaaaaagaaaaccctgtAAATTGTGTACTCTGGTTAATAATTTCAGTGATGaaaatttttgctttcttctaCAGACCTCTTCTGCAGGTGGTATTTCCTGCAAATGCAAAGGAAGATATTAATTAGATGAGCTATTTCTGAGGCTCCCAGCATGTGGAGAGATGGAAATTATTTCCTTATGATAATATTCAAGGCCATAGGGACATCTAATGCAAGAAATTTGACTTACTTTGGTGAGGACGATGAAGAACACGAATACACCAGTAACGTACATAGAGAGCAGTGATAAGAGGGCCGTCAGGAGACTCTGCAGTTCCTTGCTGAGAACCTTTGTCTCTTTGTTAATTACAGATACAGAAAGAACCACAGTCACTATTGAAGCATATTATtgcaaatatatgtataaagtaTAATCGAAACTACATGTTAGAGGTGAAACATGAACTTATTCTCTTTGGCTATTCGTATAAAAATTTATTCAGGGTCTGGATTCAGAAAGTACTCAAGTATATGATATAGTTAAAGCCAGTTCATTAGTTCTTTAAATGTATTATGCCCAACatgttattcatttttaaaacttgaaatttttaaaaattcaattaattaCTTGTCATAATGCTAAGAATCACTTTTTATATAAAGTTTTGCTTAAAGTTAGATAAACATTAAGGGTTTGTTCAAGGGTGTTTAAAGTTTCTTTTAGTAGATATGATGTACAGGTGTCACCAAGAGTCTGTTTATGGAGTTAAGATACTTTCCCACGTGTATTTATAACCTTGAACTGTTTAGTACACATAGCTGAACAATGCAGTTCTCTAAGAACCTGAGAAGGCCGTACATTGAGATTTTAGTGCTCACGGCATGCTTAAAAGACAGGCATTGTTATATGTGCCCCTTATTTCTAATAAAGTTCTGgaagtggaattactgaatcCATTTGCACATTCTGAATTTCTCCCTCCTTGCAGGAAGTGTCCTGTGCTGTAGGTAGTGATGAAGAAACACACCATGTCTTCAAGTACCTGAGTATTTGAATTACAAAATCCATttagatttataattgttatctgaATAACTTGTACTTTTCAACTAAATATCCCATAGATGCTTATCCTGTGAACTCAGTTTATACAACGTACATTTTTCTTGTGAAACTAACAAATCAACCATATctgtaaaacttaaaaaaaaaaagtttcaagtgTGAAATTAGGAGCTCTGTAGAAAAGGAAATTGCCATGTCTATCTTAGTGGTACTTTCTTTCCTGCTCCTCAAGAAGAATGTTTCTTCACATAAGCTTGCAGGTTTGAAACCTTCATCTCTTTACAAACCATTTTTCTTCTGTCTAATATTTTTTATAGAAGACGAATGCATGCAGTGAGATACACAAATCTCCAAAGctgttgtgtgtttgttttaatatctatagctaacatttattgagcacttgctatgagCCAGGCACCATTAAAAGTGCTTTATGTGCATTAACGCATTTATAATTTACCTTACAGGTGAGAATAAACTAAGGTTAAATGACAGTGGAATATCAAAAGTCCATTAGAGCACCAAAGCAGGGATTAAAATACAGGACAATCTGGGCTCCTCAAAGTCCTGTTTTAACACCAAAAGGCTGGTTAATTTGGGTTTTCGTTTTAATGATCTCAGCGCTCATCATACCAGAGTTTCTTTAAAGGCGAGAGGTCTGAAAAAAAGCACGGAGTTActgcccttctcttccttcccccagAATCATGTGAAGCTTTTCCTCTGAAATTTCTTAATTTATAGAACTTAGCTAGGCTCAGTGTCCTCACTTGCATGAGGAAATTGTCATGGATTTTAGTAAATCTCAAGAAGCCAGAGCCACACCGACCTTCTTTCTGTTCATTATCTATGCAGAAGCGGTAGGGTCAGGGATCCCCCAGTGACTTCACCTAAAATTTGTGTTTATTCTCCAtaatgcatattttttttctgggtCCAATTTATTGATCGCTTACGCTTCTCCAGTGTTTTGTTCTAGATGGTGCAATACCAGACTAGATCCTGACAAGGCTGTCAGTTAATCGTCACATTTCAATCAGTGTAACATACAAAAGGAGGACATAGTTGGTCAGCCTTTGCCAGTAAAGTCTGGACATGGAAAGAGAATATAGCACCCACATAACCCTGACTCTGTGTCTGCGGAGGCTGGGAGATGGTGTCGGAGGAGTTCTTGAATCCAAACTTCATGTTAGCTTGTGTGCAGGTCACACTCTTCACCGGCTCGGGTACTAAGTTACCAAATTTACCTCATACTCTCTGCATATAAGTATTTTGATGCATTTAGGGGGCAGAGCAGAACACAGTAGTTGGGAATAAAGTCTTGACTAACCTCTTACCACCAGCACAGTCCCTCCTCCCGTCCGCTTAGCTCTCGGTTCCTTCGAACTGGGAAAGGCTATTCCACAGATGTAGATTGCACTGTCATTGAAAGTCAGCCTGTTTACAGTGAGGGAAACTTGGTTTTGTGCCAGATTCACAAGTGTGAATTTGTCTGTCTCATTTCTGCATCCATCCAAGCACAGGTTCTCGGGCTGGAGAGCGCCGTAGCGAAACCACAGGCTTGTTGGTTGCTCTGCAGGGCACCCCGCTGTGGAGAAGGAGCAGTGCATGGTCACAGCTTTTTGAGTGTAGTCCACTTCAAGGGAAGGTGGTTGAACCACCGAGACGGTGCAGTTGCCCGCGGCACCTGCAGGAGGAAGCAGGCGAGCCTGTTTAGTGGGCCTCTCACCTCCCTTTGTGCTTCCgttttattgacattttggggTGAAGAATCATTGAAAgccattgctttctttttcttccctcactCCCAGCACAGACAAGACTGTAAAAGTAGACATTggtgccaatattttataataactataaatggggtataacctttaaaaattgtgaggttgtacacctgtaacttatataacattgcacatcaactttacttcaattaaaaaaatatgagactaaaaaaaaaagtagacactGGTATTCCTCACTTTTCCTAACTCTCCGAGTTTCCTAACCTCAGCCTGCTGTTGTGCAGTGATGTCTGGTACTTGAGGGCAGCCCCAGAGAggtcccaggaatctgcattttcatgAGCAGAGGTGACAGCAGATCCAGAGTTAGAAGTTCGGGGTCCACATGTACACTCGTGGTGTACATACAAGCTTTCCTCTGATCTCCCTATGCAGATCACTTACTCTCTTggggcctgtttcctcatctgtaccccCTGGCCTCACAGGAGTGTTGTATTCAATGTGGTAATAGGTATCAAAGCCCTTCATGCAAATGTCACGCCCACTGATTGAGCACATGGGCAGTAGGGATTTTGGAGGGGGGCCTTGTGGCAGTTGTGATTGCTAGGAATTCATGACAATTTACAGTTGTTCTTTTATGAGTCTAGTTGTCCCAGTGGGAAACATTATAAAAGGCAAGATGTACATCGGGCAAAATGTAGCCCTGGCTTAGCCTACAGTGTCTTTGATTACTGAGCGGAGGCCTAATGAGCTGGCCGTGCCACAGCCCAGCAAATTGGATTTTTTCCTGGCACTTGTACATTGCTTTGTGGTCTCTCGTAGCTTTCGTCTATTTGATGAGAGTATAGCTCATGGAGCACACACTTTAGCTGGGATCCTAGCTCTGCCAGTTCCTAGTTCTctggtctgtttcctcattagcaAAATGGGGATAGTACTGTGCACCTCATGAGTTTAGCGGGAAGTTTAAGAGAGGCCATCGGTGCATAAGGAGTATTTACTTACCTAAGTCTtagtaagtatttaataaaagGTAGCTATTTCTGCTGCCACCATGATTCCATTAATGGGCAGTGTCATatgcccattttagagataattGTGGACATCTCAGCAACGTGTTAGCAGGGCTGGGATTCGATACCCACTCCAGTGCTCTCTCCACCACGTCCTGCTGCTTTCATGTCATAGAGGTTGGGTCCCTACTTTGGCCTTCTATCTAATCCCAGGCATGTGAAGCTGGAAAGCTGCTCAGGTGTTTATAAATGGGAAGACCTCCCCTCAACCCTTTTGGGATCAAGGGGGAGGCTCTATGTGAAATAGTATTGGTAGAGACAAATTGGAATTTCTGCATGTTTTTAGTCTGACTTTGCCTGGTTATATGTTTCCATGTGGCCTTATTTGTCTGACTTTGTCCTTTGCTActgtaaacaaaattgaaaagtaaTCCAAGTGGTCTGATGTAAGTTTCAGACGAGCTTTTTGTCACTTAACATTTTTGTTATAGGTCCTGACCCAGAACAGAAGAATTAAAACTAGAATCATTGTATCTGTGATGCAAATCTGTTCTCACCATGTTTTAATTTTAGTATTTGTACAATTGAAGATGAGCTGGGAGCTTTTTAGCAACCTGATAAATGTAAACCAGATGAGAGGGTAAAGTCACTTGGAGAAGACCAGGCTTCCTACTTCTTCAGCTGAGGGACTTAGCTTCACTCCTAAGTCTGATAACTATAAGCACAGGTCTCCTACCCAGACTCAGTCACCTTAGAAGTAAAGAAACGCTTTACAAGGTACAGTGATCATTATGTATGGAAACTTGAAATGGAAGTGGGCCTACCAGAGCCACAAAGTTAACCAGCAGTGTCCCAGTGTCAGGTCCTCTGTCACATAGAGTTTTTAACAGGGAAGCTGCCTTTTAACATTTCTCTTGGAGAGCTAGTGCTCCagggtaaaataaatatttgcaacttTGGAGTTTCATATCTCCGCTCCTTTCCGACTACTGCCTGAGAAGGGAGAAAACCAGTTGCAGTGGTTTCCTGTGAGAGCGCAGGCTGTGAGGACACTGCttgccccctcccccatgcctGTGAAGCAACATCTTAGTGAAACAGGGAAGTTTGAATGATATGTCACACCGCAGCCCACTCCTGTGAAAAATTTCTCTTTAAGAACTCCCACAtgctgtaggatttttttttaaaaatacagaacccTCTGAAAAGGTTGAAAGTTTATCTTCTTAGTGGAGGGAATAAAAAAAGATTACCATTTTTGAAGACCAAGCtagaaaatacatagaaaattaattttttgacACTTTCTAAAAAAAGCCTTTTTGGAAAATTTCGAACATATGCAGAAGTAGTTGACCAGCACAGTGACTTCTGTGCCATCACCTGACTTCAACCCAGTGTTGTTCCAGCTCTTCTCCCTACTTGTTCCTTCACTCCTGTGTTATTTTAGGGCAAATTCCAGATATTTTATCTGCACATCTTTCagaatatatctttaaaatataagaattcttctttaaaataatactaattaaaatatattaaaagtaatatagggcttccctggtggcgcagtggttgagagtctgcctgccaatgcaggggacacgggtttgagccctggtctgagaggatcccgcatgccgcggagcaactgggcccgtgagccacaactactgagcctgcgcgtctggagcctgtgctccgcaagaaaagaggccgtgatagtgagaggcccgcgcaccgcgatgaagagtggcccccgcttgccacaactggagaaagccctcgcacagaaacgaagacccaacacagccataaataaataaaaaaagatttaaaaaaaaatgaataaagactcATTCCACAAGCACTTGAtatacagtatttaaaaaaaaaaaagtaatatatacatattagggaaaaaaagactattacTGAAAGTAGAAGCAAAAAAATCACCCATAGTCCTTTCACCACCCCCACCAaaatcactgttaacattttaatatatttcttgacagatgagaaaaaaaataattttaagagctT contains these protein-coding regions:
- the IGSF6 gene encoding immunoglobulin superfamily member 6, translated to METVNRGKIILGLELNLILFHVGAAGNCTVSVVQPPSLEVDYTQKAVTMHCSFSTAGCPAEQPTSLWFRYGALQPENLCLDGCRNETDKFTLVNLAQNQVSLTVNRLTFNDSAIYICGIAFPSSKEPRAKRTGGGTVLVVRETKVLSKELQSLLTALLSLLSMYVTGVFVFFIVLTKSKSNTLRKKETEDSQKKKSARRIFQEIAQELYNKRHMETSQQPEKDNTYENRRALPNYERP